The segment AAAGCAATGGACATTACCATGAAGATAATTATTTACAACCAAAGAGTAGAAGATCCATAATTAAATCCATATAATTAATAGTCTAAGTTTCATTAGGAATATGAAGTGGTTGCAACAACTCAAGAGATTTGAGATTTCTCTCTATAGTCTATTGTCACACATCAAAGTTAGCTACAAATTTCTTAATATCCAACTTAAGCTCATCAATGTCATATGTTCATAGGTCTTTAAGAAACTTGAGTGTCCTACAATTGAGGAGACATGTAATTCTATTAGTAACCAAGGATTTAATATTGATTTGGAAGGTAAATAGAGTCCATCAAATCAAAATATGACATTGACTAGTGTTTGTGTTCCCACTATTAAATGATGTCTTGAATTGTAGGATTTTTAGCCCATTTATTTTGAATATCATCTTTATAATTTAGTGCCTACATAAAAGGATAATTTAATATGGATCATTTGCCTTCATATTTATGTCATAGTGAATCTACTACTTCATTTTCCTTATATTTCTTTTACACAATCTCAGTCACATCCCTACATCTTTATGACAAATTTTTCTTATTGAAGTGATGACAGCATTTggtactgttggtgtaaataattattcatcatggatattattacacttacttaagtttacttaggataatgcatttcatagtagtttggatatgagacacttgggtgtttgtgccacattgggatagcgtgtgtaggagaaattccacctcttatggtgttgatcttgttattacactatcatatccacttattgtggagtgataattccaccttcggtgggtgatccacctcatgtggaatattatattatttctcctacctacccacacctatttcctacctacccttgtttcttattgagccacatgtcatatttgtgtgctcatacatccatatggtcttgcctatataagcaagcctctattcattgtattggtgataatccagttgattgttgatcattttctattgatgagaatacagtttattcttgtcccatattatgtctctatcttgtacatttcattgacctcttgatcttggcaaaatccaacatggtatcagagctattggagcttcattgattcgtcttgaagaggcattattgcgacgttaagaggtagatctgaggagcatcatcatttggaggcgtcctagaccagatccgacctctccattgcgtccagaaggccgtttccatgaattttggatataaagttggcctattttggtgagaaaatttttttctccatttttgccctATTCGTACGGGTTTtcgaattttatatatatttttcaaaaaaaaaaaaaattcagaaatttgttttcaaaaaattcaaaaaatcaaaaaaaaaattgaaaaaaattgaaaaaacaaaaagttgaaaaaaaatagaaaaagaagcaaaaaaaaaaaatcaaaaattttggtttttggggggtccgcagaccccccccccccacATGCTGCGTGTCCCTGCAGGTCTGCGGAGACCGAACCCTGCGCTCTACCCGTGACTCGTACTTTGTAGGTCGCAAGCGCCTCGTTCTGACCGCACACGTACCTCGTCCTCCCGCGAGCGGCCCCCGCAGCGCCGAGCAACGCCACCGAACTCCTCCCGCGCAGCTCCGCTTCACACAGCCAGCCGCGCTGTGTTTCCGCCGCCGCGCCTCCTCCCGACCGGCGCCGCTACGAGCTCGCATCCCTCTGCCTACTCCGCTCTGGCCTCAGCAACGTCCGCTCAGGCCTCGGCTTCGTCCGCCCTCCGCTCCGGCCTCGGCAACGTCCGCTCCGGCCTCGGCTCCGTCCTCTCGCCGCTCCGCTGCTCGTCCCCGCCACGCGGACACCAGTCACGAAGACCGGAGGACCgcacccgccacgtggcaggcgggcACTGGCCCGCGGTTAAACCTGACACGTCATCGATTCCGTACATTGCCATGCAGAAAACCGTACACACAGTCATCAGTACGGACTGCCACATTAGCAACCTACACAGTCAGCATTTCCGTACAGTACAGAATATACAGTCAGCACGCCACGCaatccgtccgtacagtacggacgcccagtcagccagagaggcgaagtttttgtgacggtcatacggccgtcaaatttaacatagtgttttgctaacgtcagcgccacatcagtagggtttgaaaatttttggaccccctctcatttgcttttttgattttgtagttcaacttcaaatggccataacttgctcatttttgctcctttttgggtgcaatttttttttgaaatgggctagaatttcatgctctccacagtggtgaaagaattttttgattttgatgcacggatttttcagaaaatgcagtttttggtgactgtccctgagtaatcccagtttttgcaacttcagaggcttcgtttggggtcatccgacctcctttttatgtgccgttttttttgaaagtgcgtattttttcgtctactttcacatgatgctatcagattgatgtcattgtaagtagaaattgtactttcagatttaggccatttttggctctcttggtacttgtatatttgcttgaatctcagttagattcattgcactattgattgaagtctcttgtatctcatttgagaagttgtaaaatttgcatcataaatccactttgccttgttttgcaagtggctcattgtaatcgcactaagtataaagtgccaaaatcatcacttttgggggggtactttgattgattgaatttggggggtgtctcttgtgtttttgtgctcttgtgttccttcctttttgctgctatgggttcttctaagtttcctctcttaactccacataattatgctacttggaaaattgatgcatggagtaaacttatggaaaaaggactcactcattacattgatggaactattgttgctccagttgatcctaaggctgatccagttggtcacttagattggctcactaaaaatatcatggcaattggtaccttaagaaagtatgtatcaaaggatctcctttttcatattgagaaatgcactctaatcaaggatgcttggcaaaagtttcaagacttgtatggtcaagttgatgagattaggggatatcaaattgatagtgatctcaccatgttagatcccaagaaatttgatactatacaagattatgtcactaaggcaaatgagttgagggcacaactcaaagattgtggcattgataaaaaggatactcaattgatattcaacttgataggaaagcttccacaagaatatgcagcatttgtttctagtttccaaactcatagaatgacaatgggttcaagctacaaaatgcctacatttgatgtcttcaatgaaatgttgatgatggaacaaactaagttgataagcatgggcattcttaaggcttcttctaagtctcaagcattagtggcaaatcaaggaaacaaaggaaatcaaggaaaggacaactcaaacaagaagaaatggcaatcaaagcctaaggaaaaagcacaatcttctccacaacaaggagattcatcttcttccaagaaagataattgggaaagacctacttgtgcttattgtaaaaatattggtcatgaggaacatcattgccatactaagaagattgatgaactcacacatatcatcaaaaagcataacattgatttgcctaaagtctacaagaaggatgattcatcaacttccacttcctcacattcaaaaggaaaagggcaagcattcatggcttctacaagtggaaaaactcactcttttggaacaagaaaaggaaaagctctatgtgctacaacaaatcatacttcagagagatggcttctagattcaggggcttctcatcatatggcatcttcacagtctatgttctctacatttgagccttgcaccatgcctcagattttgatgggcaatcatacgtacatggatgtgattgggaaaggatctattgacattggggataactccttcaatgatgtgttgtgtgtaccccacttgacaaacaatctcctttctatctatcaaatcacaaatggcgcaactaagaaagttgtggagttcacacctgactcagtttttattagagacatggagactagagctatcattgcaactggggtggttgatcatgcatctcagttatactccttttcagattttgttgatgatgatgatttcacatttgatgattctacacatgatgatcacacttattgtgatgattcagattttgaggagaactttggacacttgaacatggggattctcacatgtaaccccgttcttgagtcttgtatttcatctcctcatattgatatcacatcacctattgcacctgatgatgcagatagtgcgacagttttgccttcatgtgattcagtgcagcaggatatacattgtcttccagcttcagattcatgggatgattacatgacagatattggaggtttgtttgtggaatcctacattgtagatttgggagacatcattgatgacattcatcttctctttgatgaagatgatccttcttcgattgttgtgagggcacactctgaccctcttgttcattctctacatgatcattctttcgaggttgacatgattgtgtatacttatgtacagcagttggaggaggtctctttatgctttgaggagacacatgagtctttggatattgttctacattcatcttcactagatgttggagttcctttttcagcagtgtggcacagtttaccacctttggagggggtatctttcagcatcgacatggggacacttgagcagttttcagagattcctttcatcatgagttttcttcatacatattcccttcatgattggggagacttcatggatacacctttggttttgtttcttcctaaggggaggaatgttgttcgacgttcgtggagcagtttcttcatacatcgagcttctatcattagtgcagattcttcattgagggaggatcacagtttgacttctcttcttctctcatatgggggggactttttcctcacatggggttttgttcctcacattcttctttgagagttttttgtatagctttcatctctcttttgggggagggttttttcccattggttttttctctctttccccactttgtgagagatttcattgcattggtttgcatgtatttgcatttgtgcatgggtacctaacatggcctcgtagtcgggacccatcttgcattgcttagttgcattgtagacttaagtgcattcccctaagttgcacttaagggggggtgttggtgtaaataattattcatcatggatattattacacttacttaagtttacttaggataatgcatttcatagtagtttggatatgagacacttgggtgtttgtgccacattgggatagtgtgtgtaggagaaattccacctcttatggtgttgatcttgttattacactatcatatccacttattgtggagtgataattccaccttcggtgggtgattcacctcatgtggaatattatattatttctcctacctacccacacctatttcctacctacccttgtttcttattgagccacatgtcatatttgtgtgctcatacatccatatggtcttgcctatataagcaagcctctattcattgtattggtgataatccagttgattgttgatcattttctattgatgagaatacagtttattcttgtcccatattatgtctctatcttgtacatttcattgacctcttgatcttggcaaaatccaacaggtacaaatagtattttatttttgtagtgttgtaaattttaCTCCTTAATTGAGAGCCCAATTTCAAATTCTCTGATGTAGGAGCACTGATGTAGATCTTATCGGTTGGGCAGTTAGTAGTGACATTGCTTGGAGATCGTggtctttcttcttgtttgagatttTAGTGTTGTGGATTTAGATTTATTCCCTTGAGATCGTGGTCTTTGTCATGTTCTAGTTTCATGGAATTTGGATTTAATCCCAGTGAGTTAACGATTCTGGTATTGTCCTGGTTGATAtattcttaccggttagtcttgcagtgtgttgagtgaagttggatTGGGTTGTGGTTGATCTCTTTGACTTgtagatcattgatttatgtttcttgtgcttTGTCCGATGTTCCCAAACAACTGCatgatgttttgtgcattggaagttgttcttaatgatttgagttgatctgttattgtttacacatttcatgaaccagttggtctttgggctgacttgatcgaGTAGTTATTATTTGCAAACagtataaatagaagtttgtgaatcatttgggATGAAAAAATATAGAGGACTGAAGTTCAATATCAACCAAGATGTAGTTTCTGGTCTAGGGAGACTAAAGCCCAGATGGCTAAAGTTTGGATCAGTGCAGAATAGTGCACACTATTACCAGAGACCTATTCATCGAGCAGAAGATCTGTGGATCTTAGATTTATATATTGATTCTGGTGAGATTCTTATCCGGGGAGATTGAAGTTGGGGTGGCTGAGGTCTGGATTAGTGCAAAATAGTAGAAGCTGTTATtagatgatgatttgttgagaggatgatctgcAGATCATATATCTAAGTTGTTTTATAATCCTAGGTTGTGGTCCAACATGTgacatatgtaattcttcaagttGTTAGAAGATTTTGTTCATGCTATTTAATGGTTATGTATTCTATATTATCATCAGTTGTTCTTTCTACATTATCTGGTGTTGTGCTACCAGGTACTCatatattttgcatggtgtttgtgttaggctacaaggatgggatgtccttcattggatctccctaccttgactacatcaagtgGTACCAAAGATGGTTTGTGAACTTGTTGTTTGCGGAGGACCCGGTTATGCATTggttggttggagaggaagttgaggcTACTTGTGAACTTGTTCAGATCATCGATTGAGGCAAGCTGCAGAGTGGACCGGTAGATCATTATGGAGAGGCAACTAGAAGTTGTATTTAGATCGTTGGACCccttgaggcagttgcaagtacctattgaTAGATTGcggaaccagatcaagtgatgggactcacttttcaattaaccctaagagtctgatgcaggagcactagTGTAGTTCTTACTGATTGGCTAGTTagtagtggaattgcttggagatcatggcatttcttcttgtttgagagtttagcattgtgggtTTGGATTTATTCCTTGAGTTCATGATTtttgtcatgtttgagtttcatggcatttggatttaatctcaGTGAGTTATCGATTCCAGTATTggcctggttgatatgttcttaccagttagtcttgcagtgtgttgagcaaagttggatcAGGTTGCGGTTGAAgttgtgacttgtggatcattgatttaTTTTTGTTGTTCTTTGTACGATGTTCGCGGAGAACCGCATGATGTTTTGTGCATTAGAAGTTGTTCTTAATTATTTGAGTTGACttgttattgtttacatgtttcatgAACCAGTTGCTCTTTGGGcaaacttgatcgagttgttattatttgcggacggtataaatagaagtttgtgaatcattttgGAGGACAGAAGATAGATGACTGAAGTTAGAGATAGACCAAGATGTAGTTTATAGAGAGATTCTAGTCCGGGGAGACTGAAGTCAGGATGGCTAAAGTCCAGATCAGTGCAAAACATTGCAGACTGTTATCAGAGACCTATTCATCAAGAAGATCTATGGATCTTAGATTTGTATCTTGATTTCGGTGAGATTCTGGTCTGGGGAGACTAAAGTCGAGATGGTTGAGGTCCAGATCAGTGCAAAACAGTAGAAGTTGTTATCGAATGATGATTTGTTGAGGGATAATATgtggatcatagatctaagttgtttTGTAATCTTAGGTTGTGGTCcatcatgtggcatatgtaattcttaaAGTTGTTATTTGTTCATACTGTTTACCAATTATGTATTATATATTGTAACCAGTTGTTCTTTCTGCATTATTTGGTGTTGTGTTACCAGTTACAGTATATTTTTCATGGTGTTTATGTTAGGCTACAAGGATaagatgtccttcattggatctccctaccttgactgcatcactcTCCTAAGTAGTTTCTTTAGTTTCTACTCCCCTAAACAATTCTAGGACTACATTTAGCATTGAATTTACACCCCAACTCAAGGATTTGTGTCCTATCCCATTCAAAACCATAATTATCTCTTTTTGCATTTAAccatcatcaaaaaaaaaattaggaccCAATCAAATTTCATGGGCCTCAACTCATGTACTGACCCCCTTTGAAAAGCCTATTTTGGTGGGATAGGGACAACCTCTTACCATGTCCTATAAAACTCTTTTGaaacttcaatttttttaattttcggcATTGAAATTATAGAATTTGGTCTCAATTTTTTTTTGGTCCTTTTATGTTGGGTATTTTTATCAAAAATCAATCTTGCGACTTGAACATAAAACCTAGTATTTTTtctcatttggatatatacaaTCATTAAGATAGTGAAGCTCTACCAAATTGATCATACAATTCTATAAATCTAACTTAGACTAATCAACAATATCAAATATTCAAAATTCATTCACTATTATTACAAGATGATTGAAGCTTCCACGAATGTTGAAGGATGATAGgaaattactaattgatgattagcTTATACATCTCCTTAATGGTTTATTACAATTTCATGTTATTCTCACATTTCAGCCATGATTCATTCTTCAAAAGTCATCAAAGCTATGGGTAAACAAATTGGACATGGTACCAATAACATGGCTGAGTTTCAGGCTTTATCCTTGGGCTTGATATCgctctttcattaaacattaaagacattgttattgaaggtgattccATGGTCGTGTTTCAAGCGGTTGTAGCCAAGAAATGTCTATCTTGGCATCTTCAATATTTCTTAGATCACATTCTTCAGCAGTTAAAATGCTTTTCTACTTTTTCTATTTCGCATTGTTTTAGGGAGATAAACGTCATtgcagattttttagcaaataagGTTGTTGTTGAGGATGTCGATTTCCTAGAGGTCTGTCCCTTGGACATTCctgcatcttgcatgaagatgtTTTTTTATAGGTGGTCCTCCTTCTTGAAATCCTACTTCACTATCTATGCTTCGTTAGTATATGTAGTAAAGGTGTTGGCCTTCATGACAATTTTGTGCTATTGATATCTTATGTTAGATTTCATTCATGGGGTAGGAAATTGATTGGGTTTTCTTCTACTAGTCTGAGACATACCTTCTCATGTCTCCTTGCTTTATTTGATGGTTACTTCCCTATATGGCTATAGGGGGGATGTTGTCCTACCTTATGGCAGCATTCCTGTTGTAGTCATATTCGGTAGTTTCTTTGCACAAAGTCCGGAGGTAGGAGGGGTATCTTTGGTTTGGATTgtggatttttctttcttggttGAGTGGTTGTCTTTGGTTATCTTGGTTGGCGGGctgttttgaatttcttttgtaAGTTTGGGATctctttggcttatggcaaccattACATATTAATATCTGTTTGATCCTCTGTTTTTGGTAATCTTTTTTTGTTGCGACTGGTTGCTGGTTGCTTTCCCATCAGGTTTTCGTACCTTAATCACTTGTTTTTCCCTCTTCGCTTCATTTGGCATCATGATCTATCAGTGATTCGGGTAGTTGTTCTAATGATTGGGGATATTATGCTATTCGTTGGCTTTATCATTGTGTGATCATCTTCATATTAGCAGGTTTCTTTCATGATGCAATAATTATGACATGGTGATTCTGTTCTCAGTTATATTGATTTTTGGTGGGCACTTATGGCTATCATTCGATCTTTGTCTTGCTTTTCACTCTAACATCATGTTTTGTTTTCTATGGAGAATTCTTGCCAAATTCGGTGGATGGTGGCTTtttctgaggaattggaaagagcagTTAATGTGGATCTCTTATTCTTGGTTCTCTCATGGCTCTGAGTTTTGTTTTCTTCAGAGCTTTGGATTCTTGTGGTGTTTAGAAAGGCTAGATTTTGAGGTGATGGCTCTGATTTTTGGTGGACATTCTTGACTCCATCTTCAGATGCTCCCTGTCAGACCgcttcttacaacttcctttatatctaatgtggatGGCAATGTATTGCAATGTATCTTGGGGGTTTTGGTATGCCTATgggctttttgtaatgggtagataggcttatgttttcttgagaaatactaaagggttttcttactggttctttccctttagtACCCTTTGAAACAAacacatgtaaaaatatatataatcaatataattttagtggtctcatccacttttatcaaaaaaataaaaaataaaaaataaaaaaatcacctgcaatttaatacaattatttcacAGGACAATGGATTTGAATAAGTTGTTTTAATCGTGCTATTTTAAAGAAATGAAATACAGCCAAACAATTGTAATAAGAACAATTTTCGATAACCATAAATTAAAggaaaaagaaaacaaacaaagcTGAAAATAAAGACAATATCTGAAACCAAGagaataaaatatataattacTCACAGCAGACAATCACTGATCATCTCAGCTTTTGGATGGTACAGCGCATCATACAAATCACAAAAATTGAGTTTCCAACATCACATTCGTTTTGCTTTAGATCTTAATTTTTCCCCATCGCTaatgtttgtttttctttttctttttttctgggAATCATATTGGCTTTGGTCACTTCAGAATGGCCATTCAATGGATGATGAGATAAAAATTCTTATCCATGCACAGGTTAAGTTTCATGAACCGTTATGTGAAGCTCCTATTTTGACTTAAAGGGCAGTTTATGAATTTAAAAGAAGCAGCCACAGGAATATATAAAAACGTTCCGGATATCTAGAATGGTTCATAGTTGCTGCTATTTCTTTTGTCTTTAAAGTAGTGGTTCTATAATACTAAATTTTTTTATAAGTTTAGAGAtatcacaattttttatttttgcaaaattcaaGATTGCATTCTTCAAGGAATCAgactttcttttcaattagataTTACATAAATCTTTTAATACAGTAATCTTGAATGTATTGTGTTTTAATATAGTAATAAAATTTGCATGAtatgtttttcaaaaaatcttattacAAATCAGCTATTTTTATTGCAGTAGAGCTTAAAATTTAAATTGGTTTTAAAAAAGGATCTTGAATTCAATATTTGTTACAGTATAATTCACAATAGTATAAACTATAGATGTTAATTTTGTAGAGAATGCTTTCGTGTATGTGTCTCTTCTTGCAGATGATGGACCTTTTCTCTCTCTATATCTGATTTTTTCCTCATTTTTAAAATAAGATTATATTATCTTATCCATTAAACTAAACTTCCCAAACTCAGCCAATTAATCCTACAAAACTCAACCTTCAAGATATCTTTAATCTTCTCTCGAAAAATGAATTATTCCATTGATCCCTCACTCATTCAATTCCTCACTATTTGACTTGTTCCAATTCCCACTAAATATTCACCTTTGACATCTTCTTGTAATCTATCTATAAAAACTTATTTGTAGATAGTTGCTCTCATTATATTGTGAGGATTTTGAATTGAACTTCTTATGCTAGAGAAGTAAGCATTGTGTTAGGAATAGAATTTTGAAGGCAACCTTCTCTCAGAATCATAGGAAGGGCATAAAAGTGGAATCTATCAAAGTAGCGTGCAATGCAAAGAGTCACTCCAGACTATAAGTGATGCGCCTGAACAAAGTACGGAAATAATATAGTTTGGAGCCATAAAAAAGTGAAGAGCTCCAAAAATGGGTGAAGGAAGAAAAGCATATGAACACCACATCATTATAGAAGCTAACAATATAAACCCTTCTTGAGTGATTTTCAATTTGTCTTCCAGATTCCAATGGCTGAAAATCAATGGTCAACATTAAAACTGATCCCAGACGCACCTGCctgttattaaatattttaatgtggaaTTAAACATTTCAGTAGAGAACGGCTGTAAATCATAAAGCGAGACAAACATTTCATTTTAGAATAATAGTACGATTCAATGTGAAAGCGCTGAATGTATTCGTCTTATTTCTTTGTATGAAGATATACAAAATACTTTGAACTTTGTGAAGTATTAGCAGCTCATACACACTTTTTATGATCACAACATTCATCTTATTACAGTATATTGGGATCTATTATCACCGAGCTATTCATCCTTATTACAGTTGTTTCTGTAAAATTGTTTAATTATTTGCCCAAATGAGGGCGCTGCACTTGCCAAAACAAGAACAACCGCCCAAAACATAGCGGCAAATTGCACAAGCTTTCGATGAGTCTCCACCCACCTCATAAATTTCACAACAGTTCGGCTTCTGTACCAGCTATTAACATCACTCTTCAATTTCATAAACTTATCTTCATCAGCGAGAGTGAAGTTAATTCCTTTGCACAGGACATTGAACAGGTCAGTCGCTGCCTTATCACTACCAATGGAGCTCTGAATTACTCCCTTCTTCCTCAGCAAAGCCACGTCCTTGTCAGACTCGAGCAAACTATTCATCAGAAACACATACTCTGAGATAACAGTGAGTTCTTTTTCTTGGCAGACGTCCACAGCCATGAGGTTCCTGAAGATCATCTCTGTAGCATCAGATACCCATATCACAGGGAGAAACAAAGTCTCTTTCTTTTTGTCGAAACGGAGTTCCATGGTGGACGGAACTCCCTCGTACGCCTTGAACTTCATTCCTTTATTGTTTAACTCTGTCGCAGAAGCCCGAAGGATTCCATTATCAGACTCTTTTCTACGATCATGGAGTGTTCTACGAGGATTAGAGCCATCGAAATGAGAATGATGACGGCCCTCTGGTACTGTTATATTAACATCCTGGGTTTGTTCTTTGCCATGGTTAGTCTCGGACTC is part of the Cryptomeria japonica chromosome 10, Sugi_1.0, whole genome shotgun sequence genome and harbors:
- the LOC131039243 gene encoding UPF0481 protein At3g47200-like; this encodes MYLKDLKPYAYVPRVVSLGLFHHRMSQTLSQIELRKVKAVIPSVKRVPRNQQHARFLVQKVQSLLPEITASYEGKPECEEEILAWLFTLDGCFILETLRLLSDESRWNPNPDCQFDIFTDLLTLENQVPMIVLIQLLEMEENLTEETARIQLLRMICDGIIALAHPFSYSMQRKTGEPLIEHKQREAKLREDLKSKYRNLKEYNHILGFFHDFIVNESETNHGKEQTQDVNITVPEGRHHSHFDGSNPRRTLHDRRKESDNGILRASATELNNKGMKFKAYEGVPSTMELRFDKKKETLFLPVIWVSDATEMIFRNLMAVDVCQEKELTVISEYVFLMNSLLESDKDVALLRKKGVIQSSIGSDKAATDLFNVLCKGINFTLADEDKFMKLKSDVNSWYRSRTVVKFMRWVETHRKLVQFAAMFWAVVLVLASAAPSFGQIIKQFYRNNCNKDE